One segment of Ziziphus jujuba cultivar Dongzao chromosome 12, ASM3175591v1 DNA contains the following:
- the LOC107428053 gene encoding glutamate decarboxylase 4 produces the protein MVLSKVFSESDISVHSTFASRYIRDSPAKHKMPENSIPKEVAYQIINDELMLDGKPRLNLASFVTTWMEPECDKLIMDSINKNYVDMDEYPVTTELQNRCVNMIAHLFNAPLGDSETAVGVGTVGSSEAIMLAGLAFKRKWQNKRKAEGKPFDKPNIVTGANVQVCWEKFARYFEVELKEVKVREGYYVMDPVKAVEMVDENTICVAAILGSTYNGEFEDVKLLNDLLLQKNNETGWDTPIHVDAASGGFIAPFLYPELEWDFRLPLVKSINVSGHKYGLVYAGIGWVIWRTKDDLPEDLIFHINYLGADQPTFTLNFSKGSSQIIAQYYQLIRLGFEGYRNIMENCHNNAMVLKEGLEKTGLFNILSKDIGVPVVAFSLKDKSRYTEFQVSETLRRFGWIVPAYPMPADAQHVALLRVVIREDFSRTLAERLVVDIIKVLEELDKHYIPAAPKTTKGDGKNGTVVNKTAEEIKREITEHWMNMVAANKANMLTPATERCSVVEIVANGTCER, from the exons ATGGTTCTCTCAAAAGTATTCTCGGAGTCGGACATTTCAGTCCACTCCACCTTTGCCTCTCGTTACATCCGAGACTCTCCTGCTAA GCACAAGATGCCGGAGAACTCCATACCGAAGGAGGTGGCGTACCAGATCATAAACGACGAGCTGATGCTCGATGGGAAGCCTCGGCTTAACCTGGCTTCGTTTGTGACAACATGGATGGAGCCAGAGTGTGATAAACTCATCATGGATTCCATCAACAAGAACTACGTCGACATGGATGAGTACCCCGTCACCACTGAGCTTcag AACCGGTGCGTGAACATGATAGCACATCTATTCAATGCGCCACTGGGGGACTCTGAGACAGCAGTTGGAGTTGGAACAGTCGGTTCCTCCGAGGCCATAATGCTTGCTGGACTTGCTTTCAAGAGAAAATGGCAGAACAAGCGCAAGGCTGAAGGAAAACCCTTTGATAAGCCCAATATTGTCACTGGTGCCAATGTCCAG GTATGCTGGGAGAAGTTTGCAAGGTACTTTGAAGTGGAGCTGAAGGAAGTGAAGGTGAGGGAAGGGTACTATGTAATGGACCCAGTGAAGGCTGTGGAGATGGTAGACGAAAACACTATCTGTGTGGCAGCCATTTTGGGTTCCACCTACAACGGCGAATTCGAAGATGTCAAGCTCTTAAACGATCTCTTATTgcagaaaaacaatgaaaccgg GTGGGATACTCCAATTCATGTTGATGCAGCCAGTGGTGGGTTTATTGCACCATTCCTATACCCAGAGCTTGAATGGGACTTCAGGCTTCCATTGGTGAAGAGCATCAATGTCAGTGGTCACAAGTATGGGCTTGTTTATGCTGGAATTGGGTGGGTTATCTGGAGGACCAAAGATGATTTGCCTGAAGATCTTATATTCCATATCAATTACCTTGGAGCTGACCAACCCACCTTCACCCTCAATTTCTCCAAAG GTTCTAGCCAAATTATTGCTCAATATTATCAACTAATCCGATTGGGTTTCGAG GGCTACAGGAACATCATGGAAAATTGTCACAACAATGCAATGGTGCTAAAAGAAGGTCTTGAAAAAACAGGGCTTTTCAACATTCTGTCAAAGGACATTGGTGTTCCGGTGGTGGCCTTTTCGCTGAAAGACAAATCCCGATACACCGAATTCCAGGTCTCCGAAACGCTACGTCGTTTCGGGTGGATCGTCCCGGCTTATCCAATGCCAGCCGATGCTCAGCACGTGGCACTGCTACGTGTCGTTATCAGGGAAGACTTTTCTCGCACCTTGGCCGAACGACTTGTCGTCGACATCATCAAGGTACTGGAAGAGCTCGATAAGCACTATATTCCAGCAGCACCCAAAACGACAAAAGGGGATGGGAAAAACGGCACTGTGGTGAATAAAACGGCAGAGGAGATT
- the LOC107428063 gene encoding protein NRT1/ PTR FAMILY 8.3-like — translation MGSQEDERSLLEDGLLQNDGGEIYSGDGSVDIKGRPVLKQNTGNWKACPFILGTECCERLAYYGIATNLVTYLTRKLHEGNVSAARNVTTWQGTCYLTPLIGAILADAYWGRYWTIAVFSTIYFIGMCTLTLSASVSALKPAECFGSVCPPATPAQYAVFFIGLYLIALGTGGIKPCVSSFGADQFDDTDPEERKKKGSFFNWFYFSINIGALISSSLLVWVQDNAGWGLGFGIPTLAMAIAIGSFFLGTPLYRFQKPGGSPVTRMCQVLVASFHKWNLEVPKDSSLLYETQDKGSAIEGSRKLEHSNELTCLDKAAVLSEPEVSTGNFSNPWRLCTVTQVEELKILIRMFPIWATGIVFSAVYAQMSTLFVEQGTMMDTTVGSFSIPPASLSTFDVISVIFWVPVYDRVIVPIARKFTGKERGFSELQRMGIGLFLSILCMSAAAVVEIIRLRIARELGLVDQQVAVPLSIFWQIPQYFLLGAAEIFTFIGQLEFFYDQSPDAMRSLCSALSLLTTSLGNYLSSFILTIVTYITTKGGKTGWIPDNLNEGHLDYFFWLLAGLSFLNMLVYIVFAGRYKAKKAS, via the exons atggGTTCTCAAGAGGATGAGAGATCTCTTTTGGAAGATGGTCTTCTTCAG AATGATGGCGGTGAAATCTACTCAGGCGATGGCTCAGTTGACATTAAAGGGAGGCCTGTTTTGAAGCAAAATACTGGAAATTGGAAAGCATGCCCCTTCATTCTAG GTACTGAATGTTGTGAACGGCTGGCCTACTATGGAATCGCTACTAATCTTGTTACATATCTTACAAGAAAACTGCATGAAGGAAATGTTTCTGCAGCAAGAAATGTTACCACTTGGCAAGGCACTTGCTATCTTACACCCCTTATTGGAGCCATATTAGCAGATGCTTACTGGGGGCGATATTGGACAATTGCTGTTTTCTCCACAATTTACTTCATT GGAATGTGTACTTTGACTCTATCAGCATCAGTTTCAGCATTGAAGCCAGCTGAATGCTTTGGTTCTGTATGCCCACCAGCTACTCCAGCACAGTATGCAGTGTTCTTCATTGGCCTCTATCTGATTGCTCTGGGTACTGGTGGTATTAAACCATGTGTTTCATCCTTTGGGGCAGATCAGTTTGATGATACCGATCCagaggaaaggaaaaagaagggaTCTTTCTTCAACTGGTTTTACTTTTCTATCAACATCGGTGCTCTTATATCAAGTAGTTTACTGGTGTGGGTTCAAGACAATGCAGGGTGGGGTCTAGGATTTGGCATTCCTACATTGGCTATGGCTATTGCAATAGGTAGTTTCTTTTTGGGCACACCTCTCTATAGATTTCAGAAACCAGGGGGGAGCCCTGTTACAAGAATGTGTCAAGTTTTGGTTGCATCATTTCATAAGTGGAATCTGGAGGTTCCCAAAGACAGTAGTCTCCTGTATGAAACACAGGACAAAGGCTCAGCCATTGAAGGAAGTCGTAAATTGGAGCACAGTAACGAACTCAC GTGCCTTGATAAAGCCGCTGTACTTTCTGAACCCGAGGTCAGTACTGGGAACTTCTCTAATCCATGGAGGCTTTGCACTGTAACTCAGGTTGAGGAATTGAAGATTCTGATCCGCATGTTTCCAATCTGGGCTACTGGAATTGTCTTTTCTGCTGTTTATGCTCAAATGTCCACATTATTTGTCGAACAAGGGACAATGATGGACACAACCGTTGGCTCTTTCTCTATTCCCCCAGCGTCTCTCTCAACTTTTGATGTAATCAGTGTTATTTTCTGGGTCCCTGTCTATGACAGGGTAATTGTCCCAATTGCAAGGAAATTCACAGGCAAGGAACGAGGCTTCTCGGAGCTGCAACGGATGGGAATTGGGCTCTTCCTTTCAATTCTATGCATGTCGGCAGCTGCTGTGGTGGAGATCATTCGGTTGCGAATTGCCAGGGAACTTGGTTTGGTTGACCAACAAGTTGCTGTACCACTTAGTATCTTCTGGCAAATACCACAATACTTTCTGTTGGGTGCTGCTGAGATATTTACATTTATTGGACAGCTCGAGTTCTTCTACGACCAATCTCCAGACGCCATGCGGAGTTTATGCAGTGCATTATCGCTTCTGACAACTTCATTAGGTAATTATCTAAGCTCGTTCATCCTAACCATTGTAACTTATATAACGACGAAGGGCGGGAAAACTGGATGGATACCGGATAATTTGAATGAAGGCCATCTTGATTACTTTTTCTGGCTTTTAGCTGGATTAAGCTTCCTCAATATGTTGGTATACATAGTCTTCGCAGGGAGGTACAAAGCAAAGAAGGCTTCTTAA